A genome region from Microcella alkaliphila includes the following:
- a CDS encoding aldose 1-epimerase family protein codes for MTTTDATSSFEPVPATGEQYHLHHDGSHGPVEAIITEVAASLRSLTVDGHALVPGYDENRLPPFGHGIILAPWPNRVRDGRWMHEGSAQQLDITEVDKNNAIHGLLRNTSYRLVERTEDSVTLGAAVVPQHGWPFRLWTTVTYRLTGNGVRVTHEVTNQGGQAAPYATGAHPFIAVGDHDVETLTITARTVDHVMVDERLNPVGMEPSAGTRFDLAVGPKVSDLELDDAWRVGRDDDGIIRTVLSALDGTETEVWQEGDWEWLQVFITRIFPGPDGPMTAIAVEPMTAPADALNSGLGLRWIEPGASWSGHWGICRPA; via the coding sequence GTGACCACCACCGACGCCACATCCTCCTTCGAGCCTGTTCCCGCCACGGGCGAGCAGTACCACCTGCACCACGACGGCTCCCACGGCCCGGTCGAGGCGATCATCACCGAGGTCGCCGCCTCGCTGCGGTCACTCACGGTCGACGGCCACGCCCTCGTGCCGGGCTACGACGAGAACCGCCTGCCGCCCTTCGGCCACGGCATCATCCTCGCCCCCTGGCCGAACCGCGTGCGCGACGGTCGCTGGATGCACGAGGGCTCCGCCCAGCAGCTCGACATCACCGAGGTCGACAAGAACAACGCCATTCACGGCCTCCTGCGTAACACCTCCTACCGACTGGTCGAGCGCACGGAGGACTCGGTGACACTCGGCGCCGCGGTCGTCCCGCAGCACGGCTGGCCGTTCCGCCTCTGGACGACCGTCACCTACCGCCTCACGGGCAACGGAGTGCGCGTGACGCACGAGGTGACCAACCAGGGAGGGCAGGCGGCGCCGTATGCGACGGGCGCGCATCCCTTCATTGCGGTCGGAGACCACGATGTTGAGACCCTCACGATCACGGCGCGCACCGTCGACCACGTCATGGTGGATGAACGGCTCAATCCGGTCGGAATGGAACCCTCCGCAGGCACTCGCTTCGACCTCGCGGTGGGGCCGAAGGTCAGTGACCTCGAGCTCGACGATGCGTGGCGTGTGGGCCGCGATGACGACGGCATCATCCGCACCGTGCTCTCGGCACTGGACGGCACCGAGACGGAGGTGTGGCAGGAGGGCGACTGGGAGTGGCTGCAGGTCTTCATTACGCGCATCTTCCCCGGGCCCGACGGCCCGATGACCGCGATCGCGGTCGAGCCCATGACGGCGCCTGCCGACGCGCTGAACTCGGGTCTCGGACTGCGGTGGATCGAGCCCGGCGCATCGTGGTCGGGGCACTGGGGCATTTGCCGGCCGGCGTAG
- a CDS encoding DeoR/GlpR family DNA-binding transcription regulator yields MAADTATSRRDALAASIARRGFARVVDLAREVEVSEVTVRTDLAALEADGRIARVHGGAIPRTVESERESSLEKSRTRLARAKQAIAVEAAARVRPGQSVLLDVGSTTLAVAHALVARRDLDDIVVVTNGLAVALALESAIPRFTVVVTGGTLRSLQHSLVNPLATTLLDDLRADIAIIGATGVHAEHGVTNVNLPEAEVKQRMVAAAAHRVLVADSSKLGVAHLGRVAALADIDELITDQVPSVTTAVSPRAALVDAGLSVTAVRVGAGLG; encoded by the coding sequence GTGGCCGCTGACACCGCAACGTCCCGACGCGACGCGCTCGCCGCATCCATCGCCCGCCGCGGGTTCGCGCGGGTGGTCGACCTCGCCCGCGAGGTCGAGGTCAGCGAGGTCACCGTGCGGACCGACCTCGCTGCGCTCGAAGCCGATGGTCGCATCGCGCGCGTGCACGGTGGCGCGATCCCGCGCACGGTCGAGTCGGAGCGCGAGTCGAGCCTCGAGAAGTCCCGCACGCGCCTCGCCCGCGCGAAGCAGGCGATTGCGGTCGAAGCCGCCGCCCGCGTGCGGCCCGGCCAGAGCGTGCTGCTCGACGTCGGGTCGACGACGCTCGCCGTCGCGCACGCGCTCGTCGCCCGACGCGACCTCGACGACATCGTCGTGGTGACCAACGGGCTAGCCGTCGCGCTGGCGCTCGAGTCGGCGATTCCGCGCTTCACGGTCGTCGTCACGGGCGGCACGCTCCGCTCGCTGCAACACTCTCTCGTGAACCCGCTGGCGACCACGCTGCTCGACGACCTGCGCGCGGACATCGCGATCATCGGCGCGACGGGGGTGCACGCCGAGCACGGGGTCACCAACGTCAACCTGCCGGAGGCCGAGGTCAAGCAGCGCATGGTCGCGGCGGCCGCGCACCGCGTGCTCGTCGCCGACTCGAGCAAGCTCGGCGTCGCGCACCTCGGCAGGGTCGCCGCGCTTGCGGACATCGACGAGCTCATCACCGACCAGGTGCCGAGTGTCACGACCGCCGTCTCGCCGCGCGCGGCGCTCGTCGATGCCGGGCTCTCCGTCACTGCCGTGCGCGTCGGGGCGGGTTTAGGCTGA